In Lolium rigidum isolate FL_2022 chromosome 7, APGP_CSIRO_Lrig_0.1, whole genome shotgun sequence, the DNA window TTCCGTAAaagaaaaacatgtttctagtactaATAGAAGACTGAGATTGTCCTATAATAAGAACTTGTTGCTGAATAATTGATGATATAATCTCCACTGCATACATTAGACAGCTGTTAATTCACATTTCATGTTGTGTCAACAGGCACCGCAGTGGTTATAGTTATGCTAGTGACCACGTTCCTCATGGTACCAGTAATGCTGCTGGTGTGGAAGAGTCACTGGATCCTTGTCGTTACCTTTATTGTGCTCTCGTTGATGGTAGAGCTGCCCTACTTCTCGGCTTGCATATTAAAGATCGACCAAGGCGGTTGGGTTCCACTTGTCATTGCAATAGCTTTCTTCACCATCATGTATGTGTGGCACTACTGCACCGTGAAGCGGTATGAATTTGAGATGCACAGCAAGGTCTCGATGGCCTGGATTCTTGGCCTTGGTCCGAGCCTTGGTCTTGTCAGGGTTCCAGGGATAGGCTTTGTGTACACCGAGCTCGCAAGTGGTGTCCCTCACATCTTCTCCCACTTTATCACCAACCTACCTGCTATCCACTCGGTTGTTGTCTTTGTGTGTGTCAAATATCTTCCGGTCTACACTGTCCCGTTGGAGGAGCGGTTCCTTGTTAGGAGGATTGGGCCTAAGAACTTCCATATATTCCGTTGTATCGCAAGGTACGGATATAAAGACCTCCACAAGAAAGATGACGACTTTGAGAAGATGCTCTTTGACTGCCTGACATTATTCATCCGACTCGAGAGCATGATGGAGGGTTATTCTGATTCAGATGAGTTCAGTGTGCCAGAGCAGAGGACAATCAGTGATACATTTCAGGCAGAAAAAACTATCAACACAATGTGCTCCAATGGTGACCTGAGCTACTCATCACAGGATTCCATTGTGCCGGTGCAGTCGCCCTCGGGGTGAACAATCTACTGACGTACTCAAGCCATGCCAGCCAAGCAGTTGGCAATGAACTGGAGTTCTTGAACCGGTGCAGGGACGCTGGTGTTGTCCACATTCTAGGGAACACCATTGTGCGCGCACGGAGAGATTCAGGGGTCATCAAGAAGCTAGCTGTAGATTACATGTATGCTTTCATGAGGAGGGTCTGCAGGGAGAACAGCGTGATTTTCAACATTCCTCATGAGAGCCTTCTTAATGTTGGTCAAATATACTACATCTGAACCATATGTTTTCCGTTCAATTTGTATTGGATCTCAAGCAAGTAGCTCTGTTGCACTGCTTTCCAGAATGGGGAGAGCAGAGTTTTAGGATGAAACGATAGGGACCTGTTGTAAACTGTAAATAGGAACCATATCGTTCATGGGTATAAGTAGAGATAGCTTAAAGTTTTGTTTTCTGTTCTGGCAGTGTTTATGCAAATGGTAGTCTTTCTGCTGTAACAAGTAAGATCCAGATGTTTCTTTGCCTGATATATAGACTATAGCGATGGTTATGTCTGTCAGGTTATCGAAAAAAAACATGTCTGACTGGGCATTGATGGATTTAAATAAATTTTCAACTTCCAAATAGTAACTAGTGTGGCAGATTTACAGGTTTAAAGTTTTGTTGTAATCAACAAGATAGATAAACCAATGCACACATGTTGTGGCAAAATAGCAAGCAAACGCAAAAGGGCACATTAGATGAACCAGTCTCAGGATGTTCAGAGTTTCATCCAAAGATAGCCACGAACAGTTAAGTGTTCAACGATACCTACCAGAAAACTAACTAGACCACAGGTCACATTTTGTGAGCATGATACCACTCTGCATGACTAGCCTGGACCAGCGACCACTCTGCATGTTGGGGTCTAATTTCCCTTGGCCAATCTACGAATTTGGCTTGGGCGTGTCTTTTCGTCTCCAAGACTGATAACAGCTTCTCCAAGTGACCTTTTCTGGTGACCGCGACAAAGTTCCTCAAGCTCGCACTTCAGAATGTCAACCTGCTGCTGGAGGGAATCGACACTGTCGCTAAGGTAGTTCATGTGCTCAGTCGCCTTCCCAGGGAGCTCCTTGTCCAACCATTGGGTGAATCCACAGTCTTCTTTGAAATCCTGAAAAAACAGAAATTGTCATTAACGATCAATACAGTGATCATTCAGAGCAGTTACATATACTACACTGATGAACAACCTCCAAAGAAGCTCACCCCAAAGAGAGGGCAGCGGTAGAACCTTTGCCCTTGGCCTTGACTGTCCCATAAAGTTTCAATGGCGCAAGGTTTATCATGCTTGCAAGTTGGCCAGTTTCCATCATCAGATTCATCTGTTACGGCAGGATCTTCATCAGCAACCGTCGTGGCATCAATTGCCTTGGAAACATAGGTAGTTTTCTTGGCACTCCATGTGACGAACAGTATGAAAGCTCCAACATGACGCCATGCCACGTTCAGAAATGCCCTCCAGGAATCATTCCCAATTATATCAATCAGCACAGTGGAAGGAGGAGCCAGCAGATTGTTCCTAACATACAGAATGTGCTGCAAAGTGATCTCATGCGCCTCCTCATTCAGCTGGAATATCTCCATTATCCAGCGCTGCACTTGCTCGAACGACTTATTCAGTGGGTCTGCCAGCCTCTTGATCACAAACGGGCAATCTGGACTCACTAATGTCCCCCCAGGTCCAGTGGAAAGCTTTCCTTCTGCTGCATGTATCATAAATTCATCTGGCATCGACATACCTGTAGAGGAACAACCACATATTATAGCATCATGGATTTTCCTGTCTTTAACTTGCATGAAACTACTGAAATATCCTCCACAATCTCCCCTCGTTTCCTATCATTTTCTGGACATTTATGATATTTCTTCTGAAATTGCATGTCTCGCCGCATAAAAGTAGAAACTTTGGGTGAAAAAATGTTCCTCCTACATATTTTCTGCAGATAACACAAACTCACAGGCACACACACGCAAAAAGAGGTCTGTTTTTCATCCTACAAATTCTCAGCTAATCAAATACACTCCATATGTTTTCCAAGCATTTACCTCGTCCTCCTTTCTACTGTAGCATTATACAACTTGCCAATTTCAACTGGAAGAGTGGCATTCTTTCCTAATCAGCAATCATCATCACTGGTAGTACAGTAGCATTATCCCCAATCTACATCTCTACAACTTTCTTTTCATTTCGTGGCATTCACTAATCAGCGACGATCACTAGCGAGGTAGTAGCAGCAGTACTAGTGTGATCTTTAAACATTAGCCGCAGTGAAGGAAACCACCACCGTACGGCGCCGGCGGCGATCCAAGAAACTTTACCTCGCTGCTGATGGAGTATCGGCTCCTGGAAACCGCGGCGGCGGGATCAATCGATCGCCTCCAGAAGTAGACCCCCCTCGTCGCAGTGCcccagcctcctcctccttcccttGGGGGTCCGAACCCTAGCTATTTTATTTTTCTCCCTTTTTTCTGGAGTTGGGACGAGGCATTTCTCCCCACTCCCATTCGCGCATTTATGCGGCTGGGAACACGAACCGACTTCTTGGCGGGGTGAGATCTCCCTCCTCTCCCGCGCGAACAATTCGAATTTTTTTGGGGCTGCTCGGGCGCGCGTTCCATGATCCTACTGCTGCTGCTGTGCTCCAGGACCCCAAGTGGAATACAGATGAAATATTAGGGGTGTCTGTGCAAATGCCCACTCCAAGGAGAAAGCCGCAGTATCGCACCGAAGGCAAAAGGCCCAGCAGCCAAACAGTGAAATTCGctctagtgttttttttttttttttttttttttgagaagaaaTTGTCTCTAGTTTAGGGCTTGGAGAAACAAATCACCCCATGAGACACGCGTCGCATCAGAGTGTAAAAAATATGCGCGTGCGATGATCAGTTGTTCAAAAAAAGAAGGGAAAATCTACCCATAAGCGCCGCACGTTTAGCGCTTCGGTGCGACGCGCATCGCGATTAGAAAAAGCGCATCGCGCCCTTAGAAGACCGGTCGTACTTTTTTCTCCTAATAATCAGATTCTTATCCTTTCACAAGCATTCTCCACCACACAACCATCTCGAAAGCAGGACAACGCCCATGACCAAGCCGGAAAGTGCAGAGAGGAGGAGACAGCAGCAGTCGAGCACGGCGGCGAGGACGCGGCTGAGCATGGCGGGGGAACTCGAGGTGCACGACGGggaaggctgccgcggccgatcaTGTCGGAGATGCCGCCGCGGCCGAGCACGCATCAGCGGAGAGAGCGCCGCCGGCCGAGCAACCATCAACTGGGAGGGGAGCCGCCGCAAGAGCACGCATGGGCGAGGAGGTGGCTGCTTCCGAAGGTCTCCAGCCGTTTCTCTGGTGCCGCTGCGCAGCAGTGGAGTGCTCGCCGTAGTTGAGCACAAGGGGCGAGGCATTACTGATACGTAATTCGATGAAATTGCCATATTCATTGGCGATAATTAGGGAATTAATTCGGCTCAGTTGCCGTATTCATTAGCGGTAATTAGAGGAGTGCTCGCCGTAGTTGAGTACCATTTCCAGATTAATTAGCAGTAATTGCCTGATTTATTAGTGGCAGAAACGAATTGTTGCCAGATTAATTATGCCCGATAATTATGGGAGTAATTTCCGGATTAGTTTGGTCTAATTGCCATATTAGCAGTTTCCAGATTAATTATGTCCTAATTGCCTAATTTAATTGGGTACTTGCCAAGTTTAAACGAGCGTGATTTTTGCAGAATAATTAGTGCACGTCATTGTTTAATTTTTTTCAGCCGAGGAAAGGCATTGAATATCGTGTGCcatccactagtggaaaacgagggcttcgtgggagccttttgtcgtggCGCAGCTGCACTGCCGCGACAAATGGCTGCGCCACGtcgcccgaaaccatgtggagcgggcagggcctttgtcgcgggccgtatcgcgacccgcgacaaaaggtgtccGAGTGCTGCGGCGCTCCTGCCGGCACGCCTTTGTcgcggtcgtaatacggcccgcgacaaaagggccatgcctatatatagacacgcagccagccccccccccccacctcattttttccttggtggtgaaggtggaggtgtatgctagctcattttttctacgtgtgcacaagaggtgtttgatggaatgcttgtgagagggatgcccacttgattttatttgataagatttctcctctttttgatcctaaaaggttagcaactattttctcgtatatatatacatagtccgtacaatactaattttaggaaggtgattgcatctgatacatatataattgtacttatgatgcagatgagtcatccatggatgtacgatgCACCGATGTGCCCCGCTTTCGAGAGAGGGCATGAATTCTTtctcgcttgtggccgaggccaacaagtcgaagcaaggttttatgtgttgtccatgtctaaaatgtaagaacaagaaggattactcttgctcaagagacattaagagccacctgattcggtttggattcatgtccagctataatgtttggaccaagcacgaagaagaaggggttatgatggaagacggcgatgaagaagaagataatgatgaccagtaccgatctatgttctctgaatgcgatgataccgcaatggacgacaatgaagaagaaggaggtgaagaacatacatcagatgatcctgttgatgatgatcttcgtcgggccatttctatgcaagaagagagcgtggcacggataaggagaggttgcggtttgacaagatgttagaggaccaccacaaattgttgtacccaggttgtgaagatgggcatagaaagctgggtagcatattggaattgctgaaatggaaggcgagaggtcggtgtgatcgactcgggatttgagaaattgatgataatattaaagaagctcgtttccaagaaataatgaattgcccgtcggtacatatgaagcaaagaagcttgtttgccctctaggattagatgtgcggaagatacatgcatgcattaatgatcgtatcctctaccgcggtgagaagtacgagaatttgaataaatgtccaatatgtggtgcattgcggtataagatcagaaaagatgaccctggtgatgttgagggcgagccacccaggaagagggttcctgcgaaggtgatgtggtatgctccaataataccacggttgaaacgtttgttcagaaacaaagagcatgctgatgtctacgggagcttctattcttgtagacagtgttgggcctccaagagcagaggtttgtagaacagcagcaagtttcccttaagtggatcacccaaggtttatcgaactcagggaggaagaggtcaaagatatccctctcatgcaaccctgcaaccacaaagcaagaagtctcttgtgtccccaacacacctaataggtgcactagttcggcgaagagatagtgaaatacatgtggtatgaatgaatatgagcagtagtaatggcgccagaaaatagcttgtctggcgtgtggttgatggtggtaatatggtagcagtagtaacgcaagtaaaacgagtaaacaagcagcgatagcgatatttaggaacaaggcctagggaatagactttcactagtggacactctcaactttgatcacataacagaatagataaatgcatactctacactcttgttggatgatgaacacattgcgtaggattacacgaaccctcaatgccggagttaacaagctccacaattcaatgttcatatttaaataaccttagagtgcaagaaagatcaacacgactaaaccaagtactaacacaagcatgcacactcgtcaccttcacgctatgtaggaggaatagatcacatcaatacaatcatagcaatagttaacttcacaatctacaagagatcataatcatagcatacgccaagtactaacacggatgcacacactcgtcaccattacaccgtgcgggaggaataaaactactttaataacattgctagagtagcacatagataaattgtgatacaaaacacattgcaatcataaagagatataaataagcacttcactacgccattcataacggtgagtacgtattccgtgaaatatagcctaagagacccacacggtgcacacacttgtcacctttacacacgtgggacaaggagtctccggagatcacataagtaaaactcacttgactagcacaatgacatctagattacaagcatcatcatatgaatctcaatcatgtaaggcagctcatgagattattgtattgaagtacataggagagagatgaaccacatagctaccggtacggccccgagcctcgatggagaactactccctcctcatgggagcagcagcggtgatgaagatggcggtggagatggcagcggtgtcgatggagaagccttccggggcacttccccgctccggcgggtgccggaacagagactctcgtcccccagatcttggcttcgcgatggcggcggctctggaaggtttctgtgggtttcgttcttcgtaatagggttttcgcgacggaggctttaaataggcggaagggcggcctcggagggggcctggggccaccacaccatagggcggcgcggcccctctcggccgcgccggggtgtggtgtggggcccccggggcttccctccggcggctctcgggtgttctggatggttcgggaaaaataggaacacgggtcttgatttcgtccgattcagagaatatttccttactaggatttcgaaaccaaaaacagcagaaaacgaggatcggcacttcggcatcttgttaataggttagttcccgaaaatgcacgaatatgacataaagtgtgcataaaacatgtagataacatcaataatgtggcatggaacataagaaattatcgatacgtcggagacgtatcacatgccaagttgttgcgatggcacatggaagaacgtaagaaagacgcgatgttgaggcaccccgctgatggtcggcagtggagaaacatcgggagagagttcccggattttgcaggtgaggcaaggaacttatactttggtctaagtacggatggcatgaatccttttgggagaGCAGAGCTACGATCACAgcacactggcccgtgactctatgtatctacaaccttcctccttggttgtgcatgaagcggaagttcattatgatgccagtgcttatccaaggcccaaagcaaccgggcaacgacattgatgtgtacctaaggccattagtcgatgaacttttggagttgtgggccaaaccaggtgtacgtgtgtgggatgagcacaccgagcaagaattttacctacgagcgttgctattcgtaaccatcaatgattggcctgcgctcagtaacatttcaggaaagacgaacaaaggatacaatgcatgcacacacttgtttagatgaggctgaaagtaaatatttgggaaaaagcgagaaaagttgtgtacccgttcaatcgtcgttaccttccgcgcaagcatcccttaaggaaaaaaggcaagcatttcgatggcgaggcggaccgccgtccgaagcttgtccccgtagtggtgccgatatatttgacatggtcaaggatttaaatgttatctttggaaagggtctaggcgagtcgacctgttccgaaagacgccgacggacacgcgcccatgtggaagaagaaatctattttttgggagctagaatattggaaagtcctggaagtccgctcgcaatcgacgtgatgcacccgaccaagaatctttgtgtgaatattctaggttttacgggcgtgtatggaaagacaaaagatacaccgaagcacgggaggaccgggaacttcataaaggacgaaacggcaatcatccagggcggtTTGTAGGGCACgccggctacgctcttaccaaacaagagaaggagatctttttgaagccctattcgagtatcaaggttccgtccggtttctcgtcgaatatgaaggggatagtaaatatgaaggagaaaaaaatccggaacaccgaagtcccatgactcgtcacgtgcttatgacacaattgcttccggttgcattgaggggacttctaccgagaaaatgttcgactagccattgtgaagatatgtgcattcctcaacgcaatttctcagaaggtaatggatccagaaactttgtcgggattacaggaagatgtggtcgaatgtcttgtcagcttcgagttgttgttcccaccatccttcttcaatattatgacgcacctcctcgttcacctagttgaagagattagaattctcggtcctgtatttctacacaatatgttccccatcgagaggttcatgggagtcttaaagaaatatgttcataaccgagctaggc includes these proteins:
- the LOC124670825 gene encoding uncharacterized protein LOC124670825, which encodes MSMPDEFMIHAAEGKLSTGPGGTLVSPDCPFVIKRLADPLNKSFEQVQRWIMEIFQLNEEAHEITLQHILYVRNNLLAPPSTVLIDIIGNDSWRAFLNVAWRHVGAFILFVTWSAKKTTYVSKAIDATTVADEDPAVTDESDDGNWPTCKHDKPCAIETLWDSQGQGQRFYRCPLFGDFKEDCGFTQWLDKELPGKATEHMNYLSDSVDSLQQQVDILKCELEELCRGHQKRSLGEAVISLGDEKTRPSQIRRLAKGN